A window from Pseudomonas campi encodes these proteins:
- the dctM gene encoding C4-dicarboxylate TRAP transporter large permease protein DctM, whose translation MTVLFLFLLLFLLMFIGVPIAISLGLAGSFTIILFSQDSVRSLAIKLFETSEHYTLLAIPFFLLAGAFMTTGGVARRLIDFANACVGHIRGGLAIAAVLACMLFAALSGSSPATVAAVGSIAIAGMVRSGYPQAFGAGIVCNAGTLGILIPPSIVMVVYAAATETSVGKLFMAGVIPGVLLGLTLMVAIYIVAVKKNLPALPRATFREWLGAARKAVWGLLLMVIILGGIYSGMFTPTEAAAVAAIYSAFIALFVYKDMRVREVPRVLVESAKLSIMLMFIIANAMLFAHVLTTEQLPQQITAWVIEAGLTPVMFLLVVNIVLLIAGAFMEPSAIILILAPILFPIAMKLGIDPIHLGIIMVVNLEIGLVTPPVGLNLFVTSAVTGMPLTATIRAAMPWLMLLLAFLVLVTYVPWISLALPTWLGMN comes from the coding sequence ATGACCGTCCTGTTCCTCTTTCTGCTGTTGTTTCTGCTGATGTTCATCGGTGTGCCGATAGCCATTTCCCTCGGCCTGGCCGGCTCGTTCACCATCATCCTGTTCAGCCAGGACTCGGTGCGCTCGCTGGCGATCAAGCTGTTCGAGACCAGCGAGCACTACACCCTGCTGGCCATTCCGTTCTTCCTCCTGGCCGGTGCGTTCATGACCACCGGCGGCGTGGCGCGCCGGCTGATCGACTTCGCCAACGCCTGCGTCGGGCATATCCGTGGCGGCCTGGCGATTGCCGCAGTACTGGCCTGCATGCTGTTCGCCGCGTTGTCCGGTTCGTCGCCGGCCACGGTGGCGGCGGTCGGCTCCATCGCCATCGCCGGCATGGTCCGCTCCGGCTACCCGCAGGCGTTCGGCGCCGGCATCGTGTGCAACGCCGGCACCCTGGGCATCCTGATTCCGCCAAGCATCGTCATGGTGGTGTACGCCGCCGCCACCGAAACCTCGGTGGGCAAGCTGTTCATGGCCGGCGTGATCCCGGGCGTGCTGCTCGGTCTGACGCTGATGGTGGCGATCTACATCGTCGCAGTGAAGAAGAACCTGCCGGCGCTGCCGCGGGCGACCTTCCGCGAATGGCTGGGCGCCGCACGCAAAGCGGTGTGGGGCCTGCTGCTGATGGTGATCATCCTCGGCGGTATCTACTCCGGCATGTTCACGCCCACCGAAGCCGCCGCCGTGGCCGCCATCTACTCGGCCTTCATCGCCCTGTTCGTGTACAAGGACATGCGCGTGCGCGAGGTGCCGAGGGTGCTGGTGGAGTCGGCCAAGCTGTCGATCATGCTGATGTTCATCATCGCCAACGCCATGCTGTTCGCCCATGTGCTGACCACCGAGCAGCTGCCGCAGCAGATCACCGCCTGGGTGATCGAGGCCGGCCTGACCCCGGTGATGTTCCTGCTGGTGGTGAACATCGTGCTGCTGATCGCCGGCGCCTTCATGGAGCCTTCGGCGATCATCCTGATCCTCGCACCGATCCTCTTCCCGATTGCCATGAAGCTGGGCATCGACCCGATCCACCTGGGCATCATCATGGTGGTCAACCTGGAGATCGGCCTGGTCACCCCGCCAGTGGGGCTGAACCTGTTCGTCACCTCCGCGGTGACCGGCATGCCGCTGACTGCCACCATCCGCGCCGCCATGCCCTGGCTGATGCTGCTGCTGGCGTTCCTGGTGCTGGTGACCTACGTGCCGTGGATCTCCCTGGCGCTGCCAACCTGGCTGGGCATGAACTGA
- a CDS encoding TRAP transporter small permease has product MNALRRVWDHFEEGFIAFLLGAMTLVTFVYVILNNLYTLFYNLADRWPAASDLLFSIGDAILAGAQAMTWSNALSKALFAWLIFFGLSYGVRTAGHIGVDALVKLASKPVQRIIGVIACLCCLVYAGLLSVASFGWIQTLFTAAIGAEDLGHYGVMQWHIGLIVPVGFALVFIRFAEVLVRILRGQQTGLGLADEAAEAVKLSEHEEHKP; this is encoded by the coding sequence ATGAACGCCTTGCGGCGCGTCTGGGATCACTTCGAGGAAGGCTTCATCGCCTTCCTGCTGGGAGCCATGACGCTGGTGACCTTCGTCTACGTCATCCTCAACAACCTCTACACCCTGTTCTACAACCTGGCCGACCGCTGGCCGGCTGCCAGCGATCTGCTGTTCAGCATCGGCGACGCCATCCTCGCCGGTGCCCAGGCGATGACCTGGAGCAACGCGCTGAGCAAGGCGCTGTTCGCCTGGCTGATCTTCTTCGGCCTGTCCTACGGCGTGCGCACGGCCGGGCATATCGGCGTCGATGCGCTGGTCAAGCTGGCCTCCAAACCGGTCCAGCGCATCATCGGGGTGATCGCCTGCCTGTGCTGCCTGGTCTACGCCGGGCTGCTCAGCGTGGCCAGCTTCGGCTGGATCCAGACCCTGTTCACCGCCGCCATCGGCGCCGAAGACCTCGGTCACTACGGCGTGATGCAGTGGCATATCGGCCTGATCGTGCCGGTTGGTTTCGCCCTGGTGTTCATTCGCTTCGCCGAGGTGCTGGTGCGCATCCTGCGCGGCCAGCAGACCGGCCTGGGTCTGGCCGACGAGGCCGCCGAAGCGGTGAAACTGAGCGAACACGAGGAGCACAAGCCATGA
- the dctP gene encoding C4-dicarboxylate TRAP substrate-binding protein DctP: protein MFKQTAMALACALSFGIAGLTQAAEPIVIKFAHVVADSTPKGQGALLFKKLAEERLAGKVEVEVYPNSSLFGDGKEMEALLLGDVQMIAPSLAKFEQYTKQLQIFDLPFLFDDMAAVDRFQHSAEGQKLLTSMEGKGITGLSYWHNGLKQLSANKQLLLPKDARGLKFRVQASAVLEEQFKAVRANPRKMSFAEVYQGLQTGVVNGAENPYSNIYSQKMHEVQPYITESNHGLLDYMVITNTKFWSGLPEDVRSELSSIMAEVTVEVNKQADALNQGDKQRILDAKTSEITVLNAEQRAAWRDAMKPVWQKFEGEIGTDLIKAAEAANQAQ from the coding sequence ATGTTCAAGCAGACTGCCATGGCGCTCGCCTGCGCCTTGTCCTTCGGCATCGCCGGCCTGACCCAGGCCGCCGAACCGATCGTCATCAAGTTCGCCCACGTGGTCGCCGACAGCACGCCGAAAGGCCAGGGCGCCCTGCTGTTCAAGAAACTCGCCGAGGAGCGCCTGGCCGGCAAGGTCGAGGTCGAGGTCTACCCCAACTCCTCGCTGTTCGGTGACGGCAAGGAAATGGAAGCCCTGCTGCTCGGCGACGTGCAGATGATTGCCCCGTCGCTGGCCAAGTTCGAGCAGTACACCAAGCAGCTGCAGATCTTCGACCTGCCGTTCCTGTTCGACGACATGGCCGCGGTCGACCGCTTCCAGCACAGCGCCGAAGGGCAGAAACTGCTGACCTCCATGGAAGGCAAGGGCATCACCGGCCTGAGCTATTGGCACAACGGCCTCAAGCAGCTGTCGGCCAACAAGCAACTGCTGCTGCCCAAGGATGCCCGCGGCCTGAAGTTCCGCGTGCAGGCTTCCGCCGTGCTCGAAGAGCAGTTCAAGGCAGTGCGCGCCAACCCGCGCAAGATGAGCTTCGCCGAGGTCTACCAGGGCCTGCAGACCGGCGTGGTCAACGGTGCCGAGAACCCCTACTCGAACATCTACAGCCAGAAGATGCATGAGGTGCAGCCGTACATCACCGAGTCCAACCACGGCCTGCTGGACTACATGGTGATCACCAACACCAAGTTCTGGAGTGGCCTGCCGGAAGACGTGCGCAGCGAGCTGAGCAGCATCATGGCCGAGGTCACCGTCGAGGTGAACAAGCAGGCCGATGCCCTCAACCAGGGTGACAAGCAGCGCATCCTCGACGCCAAGACCAGCGAGATCACCGTGCTCAACGCCGAGCAGCGGGCGGCCTGGCGCGATGCCATGAAGCCGGTGTGGCAGAAGTTCGAAGGCGAGATCGGCACCGACCTGATCAAGGCCGCCGAAGCCGCCAACCAGGCGCAGTGA